A genomic segment from Phragmites australis chromosome 6, lpPhrAust1.1, whole genome shotgun sequence encodes:
- the LOC133922861 gene encoding cytochrome P450 89A2-like — MEDSTTTPLLLLCVTLSLAASLLLLRHAHARNNSDANSKKDRLPPGPPALLFLAKFLALRRSIFDLGPLLRDLHARHGPVISLRLASTLVFVADRRLAHRVLVQGGATFADRPPPVDPGRLFSGGRDISASPYGAYWRLVRRNLASEVLHPARVSLFAPTRRWACDALVKNLRARSNEGAVTLRPFLRRAMFELLVYMCFGARLGQEALDEIEDLQHSVLLSFTTFPIFAFFPAVTKRLFRARWEAHVAVRRRQDEMFGQLIHATRGEDDPPCYADSLRALRVADESDRPLTDAEMVSLCSEFLNGGTDTTVTLVEWIMAELVNHPDVQAKVREEVNAEPELNDGDTQAMPYLKAVVLEGLRLHPPGHFVLPHSVQSDADIGGYTVHKGAEVNFLVAEIGRDETVWTAAREFRPERFLDGGEGCGVDITGSREIKMMPFGAGRRMCPGYSLGMHHAEYFLARMVRELEWRPPVDGVAVDMAEALDFTTVMKHPLRARIVAIS, encoded by the coding sequence ATGGAGGACTCCACCACCACGCCCCTGCTCCTCCTCTGCGTCACCCTCTCACTCGCAGCCTCACTCTTGTTGCTTCGCCACGCCCATGCCCGCAACAATTCAGATGCGAACAGTAAAAAGGACCGGCTGCCCCCTGGGCCGCCAGCGCTGCTCTTCCTGGCCAAGTTCCTGGCGCTCCGGCGATCAATCTTTGACCTTGGCCCGCTCCTCCGCGACTTGCACGCGCGCCACGGCCCCGTCATTTCCCTCCGCCTCGCCAGCACGCTCGTCTTCGTCGCCGACCGCCGCCTCGCGCACCGCGTCCTCGTCCAGGGCGGCGCCACCTTCGCCGACCGTCCGCCGCCCGTCGACCCAGGCCGCCTATTCAGCGGCGGCCGCGACATCAGCGCCTCGCCCTACGGGGCCTACTGGCGCCTCGTCCGCCGTAACCTCGCCAGCGAGGTGCTGCACCCGGCCCGCGTCAGCCTCTTCGCGCCGACGAGGCGGTGGGCGTGCGATGCTCTCGTCAAAAACCTCCGCGCGCGCTCCAACGAAGGGGCTGTCACTCTCAGGCCGTTCCTGCGTCGCGCCATGTTCGAGCTGCTCGTTTACATGTGCTTCGGTGCGCGGCTTGGGCAGGAGGCACTCGACGAGATCGAGGATCTGCAGCACAGCGTGCTCCTCTCCTTCACCACCTTCCCGATTTTCGCCTTCTTCCCGGCGGTCACCAAGCGGCTCTTCCGCGCGCGGTGGGAGGCACACGTTGCCGTGCGACGGAGGCAGGACGAGATGTTCGGCCAGCTGATCCACGCCACGCGCGGCGAAGATGACCCGCCGTGCTACGCGGACTCTCTCCGAGCGCTGCGCGTGGCAGACGAGAGCGACCGGCCGCTCACGGACGCCGAGATGGTCAGCCTCTGCTCCGAGTTCCTGAACGGCGGGACGGACACAACGGTGACTTTGGTGGAATGGATCATGGCCGAGCTCGTGAACCACCCCGACGTGCAAGCCAAAGTGCGGGAGGAGGTGAACGCCGAACCGGAGCTCAACGACGGCGACACCCAGGCGATGCCGTACCTGAAGGCGGTGGTGCTCGAGGGCCTTCGCCTGCACCCGCCAGGCCACTTCGTGCTCCCGCACAGTGTGCAGAGCGACGCGGACATCGGCGGCTACACGGTGCATAAAGGCGCGGAGGTGAACTTCCTGGTGGCCGAGATCGGCCGCGACGAGACGGTGTGGACGGCGGCGCGGGAGTTCCGGCCGGAGCGGTTCCTGGACGGCGGCGAGGGGTGCGGCGTGGACATCACGGGGAGCAGGGAGATCAAGATGATGCCTTTTGGCGCCGGACGCAGGATGTGCCCCGGGTACTCTCTGGGCATGCACCATGCCGAGTATTTCTTGGCGAGGATGGTGCGGGAGCTGGAGTGGCGGCCGCCGGTAGACGGGGTGGCTGTGGACATGGCGGAGGCGCTGGACTTCACCACCGTGATGAAGCACCCGCTCCGTGCACGCATCGTCGCCATAAGTTAA